The Limosilactobacillus panis DNA segment CGGACTATAATTTTTGATCGATTCAAAAATCATAGTCCGGATTTTAAATTACCTGAAATGTCAAATTAAGTTAGAAAGAAACTAACTGTGCATCTGTGATATTCTCCATGAATACCTCAATGGGTGTGCGGTAGTGCAGTGACTTCCGTGGAATATTGTTCCGGTATGACATTAGCTGAGTAACTAATTCATCCGGGAGATTACGGAAGTCTTTCTTTTTACTCAGACCATCACGCCGAAGAATACCGTTGGTGTTTTCGTTTAGCCCTCGCTGATTAGGCGCACCGACTTCCGCAAAATATGTCTGAATATCGTGCTTATTGGCAATCTCACGCCAGCCCGCGAATTCCTTACCGTTGTCAAAGGTGATGGACTTAAAAAGATGACGAGGCTGTTTTGATAGCCATTGGTCCAAATAATAGTTCACACTCTCGGCCGTTTTGTGATGGACATTCAAAACAATCTCAACTTTTGAAATCCGTTCTACTAGGGTCATCACAGCACCATGGTGAGCTTTCCCTTGAACCGTATCAGCTTCTAAATGACCAAATTCATGTTGGTAATGTGGAAAATCGCGGTAACGTTGGTAAATACTGCGACCAAGATGGCCAGCTTTCCCACGCCGTTCAACGTAGCCATTTGGGTGACGGTTACCTTTCATTGGTAACTGCTTAACATCAAAGCCATATTGACCACGAGCAAACATGCGATAAAGCGTCCGCATACTACAACTGATTTTCTTCTCTGACCGACCAATAATGGTATCTGGCGTCCAACCTTGACTAACTTGCTTGGTAATGTAACTTACTTCATCATCAGGTAACGTCATTGGTTTACGACCACAACGGCGCTTATTCCGTTGGTACTGCTTTAAATACTGCGTAATTGTCTTGCCCGTATCCAAGTAACGATAAACTCGATAAATTGTTTCAGCACTACGCTTTAGTGATTTAGCAACTCGATAAGCTCGAGTGTCTTGACGATAAAATTCAGCTATGAGAGTTAATTCACGTGTGGTAAGATGTTTGTAGGTCATTTGTGATTGCCTTTCTTTTGATTAGGGATACTCAAAAGTCTATCACAAATGGTTTTTTTGTTTTTCTAACTTAATTTTACAAACCGGGTTATTTATAAAATTAGTCGCCAATCGACTAATTGATTGACCAAATTTCGTTAGATTTAATGCCATCAAGGCTAGCCCAATGTCATTTTCCACAGCCCGTTGTCCGCGTAGATGAGTTCGGCGTATGCCAAAATCCCTCTTCATGTGACCAAAGACTGGCTCAACGTCGAACTTTCGTCGACGATAAATTGCCTTGCCTTCGTCACTTGAGAGGGTTGCTTTTACTTTAGCCTTGTAATAATTCCACGTTGGGTTAACCTGCATATAGCGTTGCCGACCACTTGGTGTTTTTGCCAACTCATCCAATTGTTCTGACAGTTGGTGCTTATCCGCTCGGTAGAGTTTGAAATCACGTTCGAAACCATATTTATCGGTTCGCCTACTATACCGATAAAAGCTAAAGCGAACTCCTAAATGATCGATGTAGTAATCATCTTCGGCATTATACTGCCAATTTTGTGATTTAGT contains these protein-coding regions:
- a CDS encoding IS30 family transposase, with amino-acid sequence MTYKHLTTRELTLIAEFYRQDTRAYRVAKSLKRSAETIYRVYRYLDTGKTITQYLKQYQRNKRRCGRKPMTLPDDEVSYITKQVSQGWTPDTIIGRSEKKISCSMRTLYRMFARGQYGFDVKQLPMKGNRHPNGYVERRGKAGHLGRSIYQRYRDFPHYQHEFGHLEADTVQGKAHHGAVMTLVERISKVEIVLNVHHKTAESVNYYLDQWLSKQPRHLFKSITFDNGKEFAGWREIANKHDIQTYFAEVGAPNQRGLNENTNGILRRDGLSKKKDFRNLPDELVTQLMSYRNNIPRKSLHYRTPIEVFMENITDAQLVSF